The following are encoded together in the Odocoileus virginianus isolate 20LAN1187 ecotype Illinois chromosome 28, Ovbor_1.2, whole genome shotgun sequence genome:
- the MS4A8 gene encoding membrane-spanning 4-domains subfamily A member 8: MNPTTSAGPTANSVFVVTPPNGYTVFPGGMSQVPLYANCQSQVHVIQGNPPGSWSSVSQQPTERTLKEGKTLGAIQILIGLIHLGLGSVMATVIENYTAVSFYGGFPFWGGIWFIISGSLSVLAEKQSQSSCLLNSSVGFNIVSAIFSMVGLTLFIVDLIITAPYAYSDYNSYYPTWGRVPGMAVSGLLLIFCLLEVCIASASAHFGCQLTCYQTNNVGVLIPNVYVTNPVVIPEPENSPPNYSESQGDK, from the exons ATGAATCCAACGACTTCAGCAGGTCCCACGGCCAACTCTGTGTTTGTGGTGACACCCCCAAATGGGTATACGGTGTTCCCTGGGGGCATGTCTCAGGTGCCCCTATATGCAAACTGCCAGTCCCAAGTCCATGTAATTCAAGGGAACCCACCTGGTTCGTGGTCATCTGTGAGTCAGCAACCCACAGAGAGAACCCTGAAAGAAGGCAAAACCTTAGGG GCCATCCAGATCCTGATTGGCCTGATTCACCTTGGCCTCGGTTCCGTCATGGCGACTGTCATAGAGAACTACACTGCTGTCTCATTCTACGGAGGCTTTCCCTTCTGGGGAGGCATCTGG TTTATCATTTCAGGATCCCTCTCGGTGTTGGCAGAAAAGCAGTCACAATCTTCTTGTCTG CTGAATAGCAGCGTGGGCTTCAACATCGTCAGTGCAATCTTCTCCATGGTTGGACTTACACTCTTCATCGTAGATTTAATTATCACGGCTCCCTACGCCTACTCTGACTATAATTCTTACTATCCCACCTGGGGCCGG GTCCCTGGAATGGCCGTTTCTGGTTTGCTGCTCATCTTCTGCCTCCTGGAGGTGTGCATTGCAAGTGCGTCTGCCCACTTTGGCTGCCAGCTGACCTGCTACCAAACCAACAAC GTGGGCGTGCTGATCCCAAATGTCTACGTGACAAACCCAGTGGTCATCCCAGAACCAGAGAACTCGCCACCAAATTATTCTGAGAGCCAGGGTGACAAATAA